From Fusarium fujikuroi IMI 58289 draft genome, chromosome FFUJ_chr07, a single genomic window includes:
- a CDS encoding probable brt1 protein: MAPQIEAVSTKSAPAPLPQFSQAVKHNGMVYCSGNIGAIPGTNFELVEGTVKDRARQAIKNLEAILKESGSSLRNIVKMNIYITDMQNFALVNEAYDEFFTWEPKPARTCVAVFQLPLGTDVEIECTAALD, translated from the exons ATGGCCCCTCAGATCGAAGCTGTTTCTACCAAATCTGCTCCGGCTCCGCTGCCGCAGTTCTCACAGGCCGTTAAGCACAATGGCATGGTTTACTGCTCCGGAAACATCGGAGCCATTCCCGGGACAAATTTTGAGCTAGTAGAGGGAACTGTTAAAGATAGAGCG CGACAAGCTATCAAGAATCTTGAGGCTATCCTCAAAGAGTCCGGCAGTAGCCTGAGAAATATCGTCAAGATGAACATCTACATCACTGATATGCAAAACTTTGCTCTTGTGAATGAGGCATACGATGAGTTCTTCACTTGGGAGCCAAAGCCG GCTAGAACTTGTGTAGCGGTCTTCCAGCTGCCATTGGGAactgatgttgagattgagtgCACAGCAGCTCTCGACTAG
- a CDS encoding P3-like isoflavone reductase, giving the protein MNVTIVGANGEAGLSIIDALSPSPNEFKLTAIVRPASINKPEIQQIKNKGVSVVPINLENNHDELVKALAGQDVVISCLVPFTTGPEIALADASKEAGVKRFIPSAFGPPCPPEGVMLLRELKETIINHVKKIYLPYTVVDVGMWYQVSLPSLPSGKIDYALKFPAAVVAEDGSHATSLTDLRDIGKYVAKIITDERTLNKYVFAYNEVWTQEGIHTHLENVSGEKIPRNSMPTKDIEATIADAQVKYDASDKSLPFIFGLAAPQYLYCEWFRQDNLPEPAKYLGYLSTKDLYPDFEPIQYVDYVDEVMQGKGKSIYANR; this is encoded by the exons ATGAACGTTACAATTGTCGGCGCAAATGGCGAGGCCGGTTTGTCCATCATCGATGCTCTCTCACCTTCTCCAAATGAGTTT AAATTGACCGCAATTGTGCGACCTGCTTCCATCAACAAACCCGAGATCCaacagatcaagaacaagggcgTTTCCGTGGTCCCTATCAATCTCGAAAACAACCACGACGAACTCGTCAAGGCACTTGCCGGTCAAGACGTAGTCATCAGTTGTCTTGTGCCTTTCACTACCGGCCCTGAAATTGCTTTGGCAGATGCTTCCAAAGAAGCTGGAGTCAAACGATTCATCCCCAGTGCCTTTGGCCCGCCCTGCCCTCCTGAGGGTGTTATGCTTCTTAGGGAGCTT AAAGagaccatcatcaaccacGTCAAGAAAATCTATCTTCCCTACACAGTCGTTGACGTTGGCATGTGGTATCAGGTCTCTCTcccatctcttccttctggaAAAATTGACTATGCTCTCAAATTCCCCGCCGCCGTCGTCGCCGAGGATGGCTCTCACGCCACAAGCTTGACAGACCTGAGAGACATTGGAAAATACGTTGCCAAGATCATTACTGATGAGCGAACCCTGAACAAATACGTCTTTGCTTACAACGAAGTCTGGACTCAGGAGGGAATTCACACTCACTTGGAAAACGTCAGCGGTGAAAAGATTCCTCGCAACTCA ATGCCAACCAAGGATATCGAGGCCACCATCGCAGACGCCCAGGTCAAGTACGATGCGAGTGACAAGAGCCTTCCCTTCATCTTTGGACTCGCTGCTCCTCAGTATCTCTACTGCGAGTGGTTCCGTCAGGATAATCTCCCCGAGCCTGCCAAGTATTTGGGCTATCTCAGCACCAAGGACCTCTACCCTGACTTTGAGCCAATCCAGTACGTGGACtatgttgatgaagtcatgcagggcaagggcaagagCATCTATGCGAACCGTTGA